Proteins found in one Maridesulfovibrio sp. genomic segment:
- a CDS encoding response regulator transcription factor, with translation MEQQYPVLIVDDDAKLRELLTQYLEGYGYEVLTLSSGDGLIEKVKNESPGIVILDIMMPGKDGLEVLRELRPHSSVPVIMLTAKGEDTDRIVGLELGADDYISKPFNPRELLARIKAVLRRTQEPRLTAKLNSGQIKVAGLILHLAHQKLEIDGESVELSSTEFKLLKSLMENAGKPMTRDDLMTSVWGKDFNAFDRSIDVHISKLRVLFKPYPKHESRIKTVWGTGYMFVSE, from the coding sequence ATGGAACAACAATACCCCGTACTCATAGTGGATGACGATGCTAAGCTGAGAGAGTTGCTCACCCAGTACCTTGAAGGATACGGGTACGAAGTCCTGACCCTCTCCTCCGGCGACGGACTGATTGAAAAAGTAAAAAATGAATCACCGGGAATAGTAATTCTGGACATAATGATGCCCGGCAAAGACGGTCTTGAAGTTCTGCGAGAACTGCGTCCGCACTCCAGTGTCCCAGTAATCATGCTGACCGCGAAAGGGGAAGACACCGACCGGATTGTCGGCCTTGAACTCGGCGCGGACGATTATATTTCCAAGCCTTTCAATCCCCGTGAACTGCTGGCCCGCATAAAAGCGGTTCTGCGCCGTACACAGGAACCGCGACTGACTGCAAAGCTCAATTCCGGACAAATCAAAGTAGCCGGACTCATCCTGCATTTGGCCCATCAGAAACTAGAAATCGACGGCGAATCCGTAGAATTATCATCAACTGAGTTCAAGCTACTTAAATCATTAATGGAAAACGCTGGAAAACCAATGACTCGCGATGACTTGATGACCTCGGTATGGGGTAAGGATTTCAATGCATTCGACCGCAGCATTGATGTACATATCAGCAAACTTCGCGTGCTCTTCAAGCCATATCCGAAACACGAATCCCGCATAAAAACCGTCTGGGGAACCGGATATATGTTTGTGAGCGAATAA